A stretch of Equus caballus isolate H_3958 breed thoroughbred chromosome 11, TB-T2T, whole genome shotgun sequence DNA encodes these proteins:
- the CTDNEP1 gene encoding CTD nuclear envelope phosphatase 1: protein MMRTQCLLGLRTFVAFAAKLWSFFIYLLRRQIRTVIQYQTVRYDILPLSPVSRNRLGQVKRKILVLDLDETLIHSHHDGVLRPTVRPGTPPDFILKVVIDKHPVRFFVHKRPHVDFFLEVVSQWYELVVFTASMEIYGSAVADKLDNSRSILKRRYYRQHCTLELGSYIKDLSVVHSDLSSIVILDNSPGAYRSHPDNAIPIKSWFSDPSDTALLNLLPMLDALRFTADVRSVLSRNLHQHRLW from the exons ATGATGCGGACGCAGTGTCTGCTGGGGCTGCGCACGTTCGTGGCCTTCGCCGCCAAGCTCTGGAGCTTCTTCATTTACCTTTTGCGGAGGCAGATCCGCACG GTAATTCAGTACCAAACTGTTCGATATGATATCCTTCCCTTATCTCCTGTGTCCCGGAATCGGCTAG GCCAGGTGAAGAGGAAGATCCTTGTGCTGGATCTGGATGAGACACTTATTCACTCCCATCATGATGGGGTCCTGAGGCCCACAGTCCGGCCTGGAACGCCTCCTGACTTCATCCTCAAG GTGGTAATAGACAAACATCCAGTCCGGTTTTTTGTACATAAGAGGCCCCATGTGGATTTCTTCTTAGAAGTG GTGAGCCAGTGGTATGAGCTGGTGGTGTTCACAGCAAGCATGGAGATTTATGGCTCTGCTGTGGCAGATAAACTGGACAATAGCAGAAGCATTCTCAAGAGGAGATACTACAGACAG CACTGCACTTTGGAATTGGGCAGCTACATCAAGGACCTCTCTGTGGTCCACAGTGACCTCTCCAGCATTGTGATCCTAGATAACTCTCCAGGGGCTTACAGGAGCCATCCAG ACAATGCCATCCCCATCAAATCCTGGTTCAGTGACCCCAGTGACACCGCCCTTCTCAACCTGCTTCCGATGCTGGATGCCCTCAG GTTCACCGCTGATGTTCGTTCTGTGCTGAGCCGAAACCTTCACCAACATAGGCTCTGGTGA